The Stackebrandtia nassauensis DSM 44728 genome includes the window CCGCACTGGATTCCCCGGCTGCTGGGTACCCCTGACGCCGTGTTCGCCCGCGCCGCGAAACGGATGCTGGCCATCGATCCGCACGCGCGATCGTCCATGTGGGAGGACCTGGAGGCCGGACGCGTCACCGAGGTCGACTACATCAACGGCGAGATCGTGTCGCTGGCCGCCGCGCACGACCGCAGCGCACCGGTCAACCAGAAACTCGTGGAACTGGTGCACGACGCCGAAACCGGCGGCCGACGGGACTGGCCCGGCGAACACCTCCTCGCCGCACTGCGCTCCGCCACGACGCGCGGCTAACGGGCGCACGCGTTGCGGGCGCGGGCGACGATCCGGTCGGCCTTCGTGTTGGCGCCGGTGATCCGGCGTCCCGGCTCGTGGTTTCCCGACAGGTCGGCCCAGCCGAGGTCGAAGTGCGGCGTCCCGCCCGACGACACCAGATCCCAGTCCTCTTTGTCCAGTTCGCGGGTGACGCGGCGCCCGACGTCGGCGGTCTGGGACAGCTTGGTGCCCGGCAGCACCAGCACGAACTCCGCGCCGCCGTAGCGCGCCACGAAGTCGCCGCTGCGCATGATGCGCATCAGGGAGTCGGCGACGCGTTGCAGGACCGCGTCGTCACCGGACTGGGCGCTCGTTGAGTCCGGGTGCTCGACGACCACCTCGACGACCGCCACGACTCCGGATTCGGCGCGTTCGACGAGTCCGTCGATGTACTCCCCCAGGTGCACCCGGTTGGGCAGCCCCGTCAGCGGGTCGGTGCGGGCGTCGTCGGCGTAACCCGACACGGTGCGGCGCAGTTCCTCGTGATCGAGTCGTGCCGTCATGCCGTCCACCACCAACCGTCGCAACTGGTCGGTCCTGGCGACGTCGATGGCGAAGGCCTCGCGTTCGGCCCGCCACGCCGAGCGGGTGTCGCCGTCGGCCAGGTGGCTCAGGGCCCGCAGTCGCGGCACCTCGGCGGGGCTCAGTACCGCCGCGGCCGCGGTGGCGTTGTCCAGCAGCCGCCGGGCCCGGTCCGTCTCGCCTTCGTGAATGGACAGACAGATGCGTCCCAGCTGGTTCAGGTCCGCGGTCCAGGCGTCGTCGCTTCCGGCGGCCAGGCATCGCAGCGCGTCCACCGTCGTCGCCTCGCCCAGGACGGTGAGTCGGGCTGCGGCGTAACCGATCCAGGGGATGTCCATGGTCCCGATGCCGGGCAGGCCGTCCTCGCGCGGCGGCAGTCGCTCGGCCATGGACAGCAGCGCCCGCAGGATGCGCACGCACCCGTCGGTGTCGCCCTGGTGGTCCAGGCTCAGGGCGTGTCGCACCTGGACTTCGGGCAGGCGGCCCCGCCAGTCCATGCCGGTGGCGGCGGCCAGGTCCCGTGCCTGCGAGGCGGCCTGGGTGGCGTGCCCGTGGAAGCCGACATAGGAATAGGCGACGGCGATGTTGTGCCAAGCCACGGCGGCTTCCCACTGTGGCTGTTCCAGCCGGTTCAGCGTCCGGCTGCTTTTGATCAGGTGAGTGACGCACTGTTCGATCGAGCCCATCGTGTTGGCGATGAGCGCGGCCAGGGCGTGGAAGGACGCCAGCGCGGTGACGTCGCCGAAGGCACGCACGGCGGCGTGGGCCCGGTCGACGGTCGAGGCGTACTCGTTTGTCCATTCCAGACCAATCACGGCGGCCATGCGGACCAGCAGTGCCCAGGCCCGTTCCGCGGCGTCGTCGGTGTCGGCGTCGATCTCGTCCACCAGGGCGACAGCCCCGGCCGGATTGCCAGCGCCCAGTAGTCGCCGCGCCA containing:
- a CDS encoding GGDEF domain-containing protein, with amino-acid sequence MSPEVTSDRLRLARRLLGAGNPAGAVALVDEIDADTDDAAERAWALLVRMAAVIGLEWTNEYASTVDRAHAAVRAFGDVTALASFHALAALIANTMGSIEQCVTHLIKSSRTLNRLEQPQWEAAVAWHNIAVAYSYVGFHGHATQAASQARDLAAATGMDWRGRLPEVQVRHALSLDHQGDTDGCVRILRALLSMAERLPPREDGLPGIGTMDIPWIGYAAARLTVLGEATTVDALRCLAAGSDDAWTADLNQLGRICLSIHEGETDRARRLLDNATAAAAVLSPAEVPRLRALSHLADGDTRSAWRAEREAFAIDVARTDQLRRLVVDGMTARLDHEELRRTVSGYADDARTDPLTGLPNRVHLGEYIDGLVERAESGVVAVVEVVVEHPDSTSAQSGDDAVLQRVADSLMRIMRSGDFVARYGGAEFVLVLPGTKLSQTADVGRRVTRELDKEDWDLVSSGGTPHFDLGWADLSGNHEPGRRITGANTKADRIVARARNACAR